One Perognathus longimembris pacificus isolate PPM17 chromosome 2, ASM2315922v1, whole genome shotgun sequence DNA segment encodes these proteins:
- the Neurod6 gene encoding neurogenic differentiation factor 6, translating to MLTLPFDESVVMPESQMCRKFSRECEDQKQIKKPESFSKPVVLRGKSLKRAPGEETEKEEEEDDREEEDENGLPRRRGLRKKKTSKLRLERVKFRRQEANARERNRMHGLNDALDNLRKVVPCYSKTQKLSKIETLRLAKNYIWALSEILRIGKRPDLLTFVQNLCKGLSQPTTNLVAGCLQLNARSFLMGQGSEAAHPTRPPYSTFYPPYHSPELATPPGHGTLENAKSMKPYNYCSAYESFYESASPECASPQFEGPLSPPPINYNGIFSLKQEEPLDYGKNYNYSMHYCAVPPRGPLGQGAVFRLPADNPFPYELHLRSQSITMQDELNAVFHN from the coding sequence ACTACCGTTTGATGAGTCTGTTGTAATGCCAGAATCCCAGATGTGCAGAAAGTTTTCTAGAGAATGCGAGGACCAGAAGCAAATCAAGAAACCGGAAAGCTTTTCCAAACCAGTTGTCCTTCGAGGCAAGAGCCTCAAAAGAGCCCCAGGAGAAGAaactgagaaggaagaagaggaggacgatcgagaagaggaagatgaaaacGGGCTGCCCCGAAGGAGGggtctcaggaaaaaaaagacctCGAAGCTTCGGTTGGAAAGGGTCAAGTTCAGGAGGCAGGAAGCCAACGCCCGCGAGCGGAACCGGATGCACGGCCTCAATGATGCTCTGGACAATTTGCGAAAAGTGGTCCCCTGTTATTCCAAAACCCAGAAACTGTCCAAAATAGAGACTTTACGGCTGGCCAAAAACTACATCTGGGCACTTTCCGAGATCCTGAGGATAGGCAAGAGGCCAGACCTGCTCACGTTCGTGCAGAACTTGTGCAAGGGTCTCTCCCAGCCGACTACAAACTTGGTGGCCGGCTGCCTGCAGCTCAACGCCCGGAGTTTCCTGATGGGGCAGGGGAGCGAGGCCGCGCACCCCACCAGGCCGCCCTACTCCACCTTCTACCCTCCCTACCACAGCCCGGAGCTGGCCACCCCCCCGGGCCACGGGACGTTGGAGAACGCCAAGTCAATGAAACCCTACAATTACTGCAGTGCGTACGAGTCCTTCTACGAGAGCGCTTCCCCCGAGTGTGCCAGCCCTCAGTTTGAAGGGCCCTTAAGTCCTCCCCCAATTAACTATAATGGGATCTTTTCCCTGAAGCAAGAAGAGCCCTTGGACTATGGCAAAAATTACAATTATAGCATGCATTACTGCGCAGTGCCGCCCAGGGGCCCTCTGGGGCAGGGCGCCGTGTTCAGGTTGCCCGCTGACAACCCCTTCCCCTACGAGCTACATCTGCGCAGCCAGTCTATCACCATGCAGGATGAATTAAATGCAGTTTTTCATAATtaa